Within the bacterium genome, the region TTGGAGATGAAACGCGACGAACGCAACGGCAAGCACTTCATCATCGAGCCGAATATTGGCCGGCCCACGGGCCGCTCTGCGCTCGCGGAAGCCAGTGGCGTCGAGCTGCTCTACACCATGTATTGTGATTTGCTCGGCCTGCCTCTGCCCGCGGCGCGGCAGCAGCACTACACCGGCATGAAATGGATGTGCTTGCTGGAAGATCTGCGCTCGGCGCGCATCTATTGGCGGCGCGGCGATCTGACGCTGCGGCAGTGGTGGCAGTCGGTGCGTGGGCCCAAAACCTACGCCGACTTCGCCTGGTCTGATCCCATGCCTTTTCTGGCGGATGTCAAACGGCGATTGACCTTCAAGCTGCAGCAGGCATGGCAGAAATTCACCGCGGCGCTGCGACCGCGCCCTTTGCCGGCGCCTCAGCAGCAGGTCGCGGTGAGTGCAGTGTGAAAGAAAAATCGGCCCGCGCTCTTCCCATTGCCGCGCCGCCCAGCCAGCGATCAGGATCATGCCGGCCAGGACACTCTTCTCTCTTCCTGCAATAAAACACCGTCCGGGTGGAGCCTCAGCCTCAGGGTGCTCGTCCATTCAACCTGTCTCACTCGCAGCACGCCACCCGGACGGTTTCTTTCCCCACGATGACTCTCCTGCGTTCCTTCTTTTTTGAATGAACACTTGCCCGTTTTCACAGTCACTAGGCTACGCCAGGTTTCAGACAAGCTGAAACCTGAAGCCCGCGGGCAGCAATAAGGCCGATTCGCACACTATTGTCTCGCACGAGGTATCCACCACTGTCATCCGGCTGTCATCCAGCAAGGATCCTGTGAAGATTGAGGCACACGCCCGCGCCATTCACCTCAAAAGTTCACCGCCGCGACGCGGAGAACGCCGAGAAGACTCACTTGATTCTAAAGCTCCGCGCTCTCCGCCGCTCCGCGGTGCAAGCGTTTGCTTTGTGGTCAAGAACCTTTGAGAATCTTATTCTGATTCTGCGCGCCCCATGGCCCAAGAGATGAAAATGCTCTTTGTCAGTTGGGTTGTGTCGATCTGTTGAAGAAGGCTTTGATTTTGAAACAACGATTTCACGTTGCAGCAACGAACCAAACGGAGAAGGTGTGAAATGATGCGACGCAAGACAGGGATGAAAGCCGGCGCAGTGTTGTTGGCAATGATGATGATGATGGCGGCGTGCCGGCAGGCGCAACATGAAGCCGCGACGCTTCCGGCCAAGCCGGTCGACCCGGCCAACCTCGATACCACGGTTGCGCCGGGGCAGGATTTCTTTCGTTATGCCAACGGCAAGTGGCTGGACCAGAACCCCGTGCCGGCAGCCTACGGCTCCTGGACGAGTTTTCATGAGCTGAATTTGAAGAACGAACAAGTGTTGCACGAGATTTTGGCAGAGGCGGCCAAAAACACCAACGCGCCGCGCGGCAGTAATCTGCAGAAGATCGGCGATTTTTACGCCACCGGCATGGACTCCACAAAAATCGAAGCCCAGGGGCTGCAGCCAATTGCCGCGGACTTGGCGCGGCTGGCAGCCCTGCAATCACGCCAGGAGCTGGAGCGCGAGCTGGCCTGGTTTCATCTGCAGGCAGTGCCGGCCCTGTTTGTTTTCGATTCCGGCGATGACGACAAGAATAGCACACAAGTGATCGCGCAAATCTATCAAGGCGGCTTGGGCCTGCCCGACCGTGACTATTACTTCAATCAGGATGAGCGCACGCGGCAGATCCGCGCGGCCTATGTGCAACACGTCGCCGCCATGTTGCGTCTGGCAGGCGATGACTCCGCGACTGCGGCTGCGGGCGCGCAGGCGGTGATGGCGATCGAAACCCGCCTGGCGAAATTCTCCTCGACCAATGTCGAGCTGCGCGATTCGGAGAAGAACTATAACAAATTCTCCGCGGAAAAACTGGCAACGCTTGCGCCTGCTTTTGATTGGCAGAGCTACTTCACCGAATTGGGCATTCCAGAGCCTGGTGAAATCAACGTCGGCCAACCCAAGTTTTTGTCGGGGGCAGCCGCGCTGCTCGATTCCGTGGCGCTCTCCGATTGGAAAACCTACTTGCGCTGGCATCTGCTCGCTGAGGCGGCACCGGCTCTGAGCGCGGCCTTTGTGAATGAGAACTTCGAATTCTACGGCACGACGCTGACCGGCGCCAAGGAGTTGCGGCCGCGCTGGCGCCGCGTGAAGGAGGTGATCGACAATCTGATGGGGGAGGCGCTCGGCGAGCTGTATGTCGCGCGGCGCTTCAGTCCGGAAGCGAAAACCCGCGCCCAGGCGATGGTGGACACCCTGCTCGCGGCATATGGCGAACGCCTGCGCAAGCTCGATTGGATGGACGACGCCACGCGGCAGGCGGCGCTCAAGAAGCTCTCCACCTTCGGCGTGAAGATCGGCTACCCCGAGGTCTGGCGCGACTATTCCGCGCTGGCAATCGATCGTTCCTCATACTTCGAGAATTTGAAACGCGCCGTGCAGTTCGAACGGCGCCGGCAGCTCGGCAAGATCGGCAAGCCCATCGACCGCAGCGAGTGGGAGATGTCGCCGCCCACCGTGAATGCCTACTATCGTCCCACGCGCAATGAAATCGTTTTTCCCGCCGGCATTCTGCAGCCGCCGTTCTTCGAGGCCAGCGCCGATGCGGCGGTCAATTACGGCGGCATCGGCGCAGTGATCGGTCATGAAATCACCCACGGCTTCGATGATGAAGGCAGCAAGTATGATGCAGAAGGCAACCTGAGATCCTGGTGGTCGCCGGCGGTGCGCAAGCAATTCGAAGCGCGGGCGCAGCGGCTGGTCGAGCATTTCAACGGCTACGTGGCGATCGACACGCTGCACGTGAACGGCAAGCTGACACTGGGCGAGAACATCGCCGACCTGGGCGGATTGTGCATCGCCTACGACGGCCTGCAAAGGGCGCTCGCCGGCAAGCCACGGCCGCTGATCGACGGCTTCACGCCCGAGCAGCGCTTCTTTCTCAATTGGGCGCAGGTTTGGCGTATCAACTACCGTCCGGAAAGCCTGCGGCTGCAGGTGCTCACCAACGTGCACGCGCCCGGCAACTTCCGCGTGCTCGGCCCGCTTTCCAACATGCCCGAATTTCATGCGGCCTTCAACGTGAAGCCGGAACAGGCCATGTATCTGCCGGCAGAGAAGCTGGCCAGGATTTGGTAAGCGCCGGCCAGTCCTGTACGCGCCAGTGCCGGCCAAGGCGTTGCGCCGCGCTCCCGGTGTTGCATCTGCTCCGGCAGCCGTGCGGTTGAGGCCGGCTCTGGCGCGTGTTGAAATCAATTCACAATACACCGCTGAATCCACCGCTGCAAGCAAGCGCGTTTTTGCCAGAAAGAAACAATGACTGGAAAAAAATATGCACAGACGAATTCTTGCCGCCGCGTTGATGTTCTGCTTTGCTTTGCCTTTGCAGGCGCAAACGATTCCCTTTGAATCAAAGCGCTGGGAGATCGACGCCAAAGAGAGCCGCGTCGAAGAATATCTCGGCCGGCAAAGCCTCTTTCTCAAAGGCGGATTAGCGCTGGTCAAAGATGCGAAATTTCTCAACGGCGTGATCGAGTTCGACATCGCTTTTTCACCGGACCGCACTTTTGTCGGCGCCATCTGGCGCGTGCAGGACAAGCAGAACTACGAACAGTTTTATTTCCGGCCGCATCAATCCGGCAATCCCGATGCCAATCAATACACGCCGGTTTTCAATGATAATGCCGGCTGGCAGCTTTACTATGGTGAAGATTATGCGACGCCGACCCGCTATCGCTTCAATGAATGGATGCACGTCAAAATCGTTGTCGC harbors:
- a CDS encoding M13 family metallopeptidase yields the protein MMRRKTGMKAGAVLLAMMMMMAACRQAQHEAATLPAKPVDPANLDTTVAPGQDFFRYANGKWLDQNPVPAAYGSWTSFHELNLKNEQVLHEILAEAAKNTNAPRGSNLQKIGDFYATGMDSTKIEAQGLQPIAADLARLAALQSRQELERELAWFHLQAVPALFVFDSGDDDKNSTQVIAQIYQGGLGLPDRDYYFNQDERTRQIRAAYVQHVAAMLRLAGDDSATAAAGAQAVMAIETRLAKFSSTNVELRDSEKNYNKFSAEKLATLAPAFDWQSYFTELGIPEPGEINVGQPKFLSGAAALLDSVALSDWKTYLRWHLLAEAAPALSAAFVNENFEFYGTTLTGAKELRPRWRRVKEVIDNLMGEALGELYVARRFSPEAKTRAQAMVDTLLAAYGERLRKLDWMDDATRQAALKKLSTFGVKIGYPEVWRDYSALAIDRSSYFENLKRAVQFERRRQLGKIGKPIDRSEWEMSPPTVNAYYRPTRNEIVFPAGILQPPFFEASADAAVNYGGIGAVIGHEITHGFDDEGSKYDAEGNLRSWWSPAVRKQFEARAQRLVEHFNGYVAIDTLHVNGKLTLGENIADLGGLCIAYDGLQRALAGKPRPLIDGFTPEQRFFLNWAQVWRINYRPESLRLQVLTNVHAPGNFRVLGPLSNMPEFHAAFNVKPEQAMYLPAEKLARIW